A window of the Vibrio ostreae genome harbors these coding sequences:
- the minC gene encoding septum site-determining protein MinC produces the protein MSNTHDLKGSSFTLSVLHLSDNHIASAVDFLKQKVSQAPAFFANAPVVLNIAKVEQDLDFPALKQGMSEAGLIPVGVTGCKDKRCQLQASEAGFAVMTTSNNPNKAPAKMAPTKIVRTPIRSGQQVYAKDGDLVILNHVSPGAEVIADGSIHIHGTLRGRAIAGASGQKEAKIICHDLQAELVSIAGNYWLSDKIESEFWQKKVMLSMTDDSLHFEVLTI, from the coding sequence ATGTCGAATACCCATGACCTGAAAGGTAGCAGTTTTACTTTATCGGTTTTACACCTTTCTGATAATCACATCGCCAGTGCGGTCGATTTTCTGAAACAGAAGGTGTCACAGGCGCCTGCATTTTTTGCTAATGCACCTGTGGTGCTCAATATTGCCAAAGTCGAACAGGATCTGGACTTTCCGGCCCTGAAACAGGGCATGAGTGAAGCCGGCCTGATCCCGGTTGGTGTGACCGGGTGTAAAGACAAGCGTTGCCAGTTACAGGCATCAGAGGCCGGGTTTGCAGTGATGACCACCAGCAATAACCCGAATAAAGCGCCGGCAAAAATGGCACCGACAAAAATAGTCCGTACGCCGATCCGATCCGGTCAGCAGGTCTATGCTAAAGATGGTGACCTGGTGATCCTTAATCACGTCAGTCCGGGTGCGGAAGTCATTGCCGACGGGTCTATTCATATTCATGGCACACTGCGTGGCCGGGCAATAGCCGGGGCCAGTGGCCAGAAAGAAGCTAAAATTATCTGTCATGATTTACAAGCTGAGCTGGTATCTATCGCGGGTAATTACTGGCTGAGCGATAAAATTGAAAGTGAGTTCTGGCAGAAAAAAGTGATGCTCAGCATGACTGATGACTCACTGCATTTTGAAGTACTCACCATTTAA